In the genome of Plasmodium yoelii strain 17X genome assembly, chromosome: 14, one region contains:
- a CDS encoding mitochondrial ribosomal protein S5 precursor, putative produces the protein MLRNIFGNRKSCNKIRILNSRYIHNSHLNKTLKNRYNEKVRDKYLDNIYNNEIDINTINRNVKNKKIDYLRQLIYDEIDGDEYLLNENIIQEIKKKNNNNNNNKGSINNNEGSENSGLQCKNKQSKEENAEMGESQYKQAIRIYNLLKLNDTTNIFDEDVFMNIDSKINHDIYEFAKNNTINDDYNGVENKKNLKEKTIDVKEVKVNSINDTSNSSEHKKDGTNDSFDSTIINNGQSINDNISNDQTFDENNFMNITKMNLPVFNPASFCLAIESLTNHICDDLIFIFGDLSDKIKIPDNNESDRLYKYVQSLCNFFSLEKNEHDVDRWIEDVYKDVKCKLPSNIRNIKDNYIKNWLKGHINRVLINEKKKNEFLYKEKYYNLGNDFLYDNLSIDNDTVVDTKTHFSTSKLTYYFKTIIEFLLEKKISSDLEEQINMMFLNLKKIGLDNWLKMDVRDFEKYLLRNNSNFLEIVENDKHASYLMLKCASRNITDFTFYEEFSPFYLFHEKPKNSIEERINNIQENKHISDQELKNMIYSDQSSLTIIKTDDKNDGSYNEMDIDLFIEKEKKYNMNRSLITYSFDQNTDTYNYKYKQIPNTIYDHNTNKYIREKDTIDPMLKLNEMRSSILEVKRMMSMTKDGRVYYIRIIIIIGNGKGVYGYGVGFGKNLKEARNSALLNSINNLDFIDYNYKNCILNFPVSGQEYSSHVKIIPRPLGKGLKINRKYLPLGYILGLDNVKISFSGSNKWMSRIKALKRCLDKIVSIKTLCKMTGKKYVCHFAPHYCTSHWPDYWFKNILKEYKYKIQRIQKKRSAVCRKNFRSNISKIPEEVYPDFTPYTWKTPIQKHIESQKFKKYIDNNIYHTNVF, from the exons ATGCTAAGGAATATATTTGGAAATAGAAAATCTTGTAATAAAATTCGAATATTGAATTCTCGATATATTCACAATAGTCATTTAAATAAGACCCTTAAAAATCgatataatgaaaaagtaAGAGATAAATATTTGGATAACATATACAACAATGAAATCGATATTAATACTATAAATAgaaatgttaaaaataaaaaaattgactACCTTAGACAATTAATATACGATGAAATTGATGGGGATGAgtatttattaaatgaaaatattattcaagaaatcaaaaaaaaaaataataataataataataataaaggtagtattaataataatgaggGTTCGGAAAATTCGGGACTtcaatgtaaaaataaacaaagtAAGGAAGAAAATGCAGAAATGGGTGAATCCCAATATAAACAGGCTATCcgaatatataatttattgaaGTTAAATGATACaacaaatatttttgatGAAGATGTTTTCATGAACATAGAtagtaaaataaatcatGACATATATGAATTTGCCAAAAACAATACTATAAATGACGACTATAATGGTGtagaaaacaaaaaaaatcttAAAGAAAAAACTATAGACGTAAAAGAAGTTAAAGTAAATTCAATTAATGATACATCTAACAGTTCGGAACATAAAAAAGATGGTACTAACGATTCTTTTGATAGTACCATAATAAATAACGGCCAAagtataaatgataatatatcaaATGACCAAAcatttgatgaaaataacTTTATGAACATAACCAAAATGAATTTGCCCGTATTTAATCCAGCTAGCTTTTGCTTAGCTATTGAATCATTAACTAACCATATATGTGAcgatttaatttttatatttggaGATTTATCAGATAAAATCAAAATTCCAGATAATAATGAAAGCGAtagattatataaatatgttcaATCTttgtgtaattttttttctttagaaaaaaatgaacatgaTGTAGATAGATGGATAGAAGATGTTTATAAAGATGTAAAATGTAAATTACCATCAAATATTCGGAATATTAAAGACAATTATATAAAGAACTGGTTAAAAGGACATATAAATAGAGTTTTaataaacgaaaaaaaaaaaaatgaatttttatataaagaaaaatattataatttaggaaatgattttttatatgataatttaTCAATAGATAATGATACTGTTGTAGATACAAAAACACACTTTTCTACATCTAAgttaacatattattttaaaacaattattgaatttttattagagaaaaaaataagtagTGATTTAGaagaacaaataaatatgatgtttttaaatttaaaaaaaatcggTTTAGATAATTGGTTAAAAATGGATGTAAGggattttgaaaaatatcttttacgaaataattcaaattttCTCGAAATTGTTGAAAATGATAAGCATGCCTCTTATCTAATGCTAAAATGTGCTAGCAGAAATATTACGGATTTTACCTTTTATGAAGAATTTTCTCCATTCTATCTTTTTCATGAAAAACCCAAAAACTCGATAGAAGAAAggataaataatatacaagagaataaacatatatctgatcaagaattaaaaaatatgatatattcaGATCAATCTTCTTTAACTATTATTAAAactgatgataaaaatgatggaTCTTACAATGAAATGGATATTGACCTGTttatagaaaaagaaaaaaaatataacatgaACAGATCTCTGATTACTTATTCATTTGATCAAAATACAGATACTTATAActacaaatataaacaaataccTAATACTATTTATGATCACAATACAAACAAATACATAAGAGAAAAAGATACGATTGATCCTAtgttaaaattaaatgaaatgAGATCATCAATATTGGAAGTCAAACGAATGATGAGCATGACTAAAG atGGAAGAGTTTATTACATAAGAATAATCATAATCATAGGAAACGGAAAGGGTGTATATGGGTATGGAGTAGGATTTGGAAAAAATCTTAAGGAAGCACGAAACAGCGCTTTACTAAATTCAATCAATAATTTAGATTTTATagattataattataaaaattgcatTTTGAATTTTCCAGTGAGTGGACAAGAATATTCATCacatgtaaaaataatacctAGGCCACTAGGAAAAGGATTAAAAATcaatagaaaatatttaCCATTAGGATATATATTAGGATTAgataatgtaaaaatatcTTTTAGTGGTAGTAATAAATGGATGAGTAGAATAAAAGCATTAAAAAGATGTTTAGACAAAATCGTATCTATTAAAACATTATGTAAAATGacaggaaaaaaatatgtctgTCATTTTGCACCACACTATTGCACTAGTCATTGGCCAGATTATTggtttaaaaatatattaaaagagtataaatataaaatccaaagaattcaaaaaaaaagaagcgCAGTATGTAGAAAAAATTTCAGAtcaaatatttcaaaaattCCTGAAGAGGTATACCCGGATTTTACTCCTTATACTTGGAAAACTCCAATTCAAAAACATATCGAATCgcaaaaatttaaaaaatatattgataataatatttaccACACCAATGTATTCTAA
- a CDS encoding palmitoyltransferase DHHC8, putative has product MFITKEAKAPLLLPLYRVYESNNIFLCQGKVITGPNIFHLIFTYLIIIISVLPIYVIICPYIESFTILGSIIIALTVFFILVLFFLTTTAFCDPGIIPKKNYVDLSLPKGRTAFTTAKINGTVIKQYWCVHCNHFKEPRSKHCYTCNNCVTKFDHHCVWLGNCIGIRNYRNFIFFILNLSILSTIICFTFIGIFVNLCIKEYEGVKLEAIYNIILEFPHIALYIIYTIVLSLLLTNLFIYHLKIILLNKTTYEDIQGLYTEGSPFDEGKFTNLKKFFLSPTNNKQIKWTECVKVTL; this is encoded by the exons atgtTTATAACAAAAGAGGCCAAGGCCCCTTTACTTTTGCCATTATACAGAG tTTACGAAAGTAACAACATTTTTTTGTGTCAAGGAAAAGTAATAACAGGGCCAAATATATTTCATCTAATATTCACATATTTaatcataataatttccGTTTTACCCATTTATGTAATTAT ATGCCCGTATATAGAAAGCTTCACAATATTGGGTTCCATCATAATCGCATTAACAGTCTTTTTTATCctcgttttattttttttaacaacaACAGCATTTTGCGACCCTGGAAT AATTCCaaagaaaaattatgttGACTTGTCTTTGCCAAAAGGGAGAA cgGCTTTCACTACTGCAAAAATAAATGGCACAGTCATAAAGCAATATTGGTGTG TTCACTGTAACCATTTCAAGGAGCCACGAAGCAAACATTGCTATACATGCAACAATTGTGTCACGAAGTTTGATCATCATTGTGTCtg gTTAGGAAATTGTATAGGAATAAGAAATTAtcgaaattttattttctttatattaaaCTTATCGATACTTTCaacaataatatgttttaCGTTTATCGGAATTTTTGTG AATTTATGTATTAAAGAATATGAAGGAGTAAAACTAGAAgcaatttataatataatactcGAATTCCCacatat CGctttgtatataatttatacaatTGTATTGTCTCTTTTATTAAccaatttgtttatttaccatttaaaaattatactttTAAACAAGACGACATATGAAGATATTCAGGGATTGTATACAGAAGGTAGTCCCTTTGATGAag gaaaatttacaaatttaaaaaagttcTTTCTCTCTCCCACCAACAATAA gCAAATAAAATGGACAGAATGTGTTAAAGTAACATTGTAA
- a CDS encoding GPCR-like receptor SR25, putative, which produces MAKRHKLKITTLSIFFFVILTGIHTVFTTFNQKDWIKFYTSCSGEGDVKWELLYVLTILNSLLLMININYKENIDKLNNKKTEISDINDDLINVDINEFGNNERDDSGDELEKEKRYNKLKIKNLYSISNSRICYYSMWTLCYYCIYFLCFLSFLYGIRLFNNNLINIYTIRTCKIEKLENYIISENTFTSLYWVFINFNVFMSKYTDSFYAINYVNFNIEFSTKRKRTLFFLNYAYQLLLITYSIYKNVLLYKKGLYNLNQIVCSLIFLCLILYTIFEITYVLEINKPSYYSMPKLSYNYIWSIIYLFVIFISSVIFYFSVYAYSIKDTFVNFQIMLWLFFISLTYIKRKQLFITP; this is translated from the exons ATGGCTAAAAGGCATAAATTAAAGATTACTACGTTgtcgatttttttttttgtaatattaaCTGGGATTCATACCGTTTTTACCACATTTAACCAGAAAGACT GGATCAAATTTTACACAAGTTGCTCAGGAGAAGGTGATGTAAAATGGGAACTACTATACGTTTTAACCATTTTGAACAGTCTTCTCttaatgataaatataaattacaaAGAAAATATAGACAAACTGAATAATAAGAAGACTGAAATTAGTGATATAAATGATGATTTGATAAATGTTGATATTAACGAGTTTGGTAATAATGAAAGAGATGACAGTGGTGATGAActtgaaaaagaaaaaagatacaacaaattaaaaataaaaaatttatatagcATTAGTAATTCAAGAATTTGCTACTATAGTATGTGGACATTGTGCTATTATTGTATATACTTCTTATGCTTCTTGAGCTTTTTATATGGTATCAGATTATTTAATAacaatttaattaatatatatacaataagaACAtgtaaaattgaaaaattagaaaattatataatatcagAAAATACATTTACAAGTTTATATTGGGTATTTATTAACTTTAACGTATTTATGAGTAAATATACAGACTCCTTTTATGCAATTAATTATGTAAATTTTAATATCGAATTTAGTACAAAAAGGAAAAGAACATTATTTTTCCTAAACTATGCTTATCAATTATTACTAATAACTTAttcaatatataaaaatgtattattatataaaaaagggttatataatttgaatcAAATTGTATGCTCACTTATTTTTCTttgtttaatattatataccaTTTTCGAAATTACATATGTCTTAGAAATAAATAAGCCATCTTATTACAGTATGCCCAAATtatcatataattatatatggtccattatttatttgtttgttatttttatttcatctgTTATATTCTATTTTTCTGTTTATGCATATTCTATAAAAGACACCTTTGTAAATTTTCAAATCATGTTATGgctttttttcatttcattaACATACATAAAAAGGAAACAATTGTTTATTACGCcgtaa
- a CDS encoding 3',5'-cyclic nucleotide phosphodiesterase beta, putative — protein sequence MENTDTFKVNNKKSTINNEECEKGENRYPLTNKNKVILNKKSFIENMLNDNNENKIKNSENSNNNEKKITHKPSDLNKSEDINNGTIKKNSNLKKSSNSNSKKYKKITLNNDIIDLKEYTPIQKNESDIFQDDKPIDTYYSTEMNYNNENDKNMRNSSINWSSDDSYSVSSDSSYSNANDIKIYNKENNTKISEYNCENITKGLAKDDNELRHILIDIKNNNGDNNITRETVINNLDKKNGSNNFLYKSHKSLNLVNNSENKNGDYAQFEDSGEDGQELCKLKKGSTYENNNRFFNMLRKNVYMSINKTIDENINTHDKDNRNRNRTNSNFNSLSSQFYENIKESNDSIKRYNETKTGKNKGLINIFENFFYKIWKTSIIINKDICPSNSKYETNTYKSSITSHYLKCNSENELISQLPLKFKDDTIESLYVLNLNNWISLKMIIIGIIMLILGIYIWALCIWSFRLDVWKQDSYIILLFNTLMSLNTIIFIFFIIVGFTELSKYAEFISYALFTAMVSIWGIWNIATSLSLNNNFAIKETSYIFSSVETVYSLTYIYGFLPLVIMDVFFTSRTKYNWFIHVIFLVLNSISIITLRTRNPNLMPFVYVVFRIAVFAILCLFLYMGCYASEFQMRYFFYNILITGCKLDKAALGINKNNKNNNKKFSSAIEDLILMIKECSKVMVDLENEPDINFNVHRKTSYCVNILERCLSTLTKTDNLYNVDYEFFDKLESKKFVEAYVSKEGSNFNSEQCSLDYKINTSLSYKNLICIDKVDMDKNHIKNFFKNINIPHVTNMIQLIDKNILSEWDFNCLKYFKKEKYPFFDINLSLMYTIEHNIPMNLIINFLAFVEKQYNNVPYHNIMHATMVTHKFFCLTKKLGIFDHIDYKIKLVMFISGICHDIGHPGYNNLFFINSFHPLSIIYNDISVLENYHASITFKILQLSQCNILKSFSEKEFRLIRLYIIELILSTDMKHHYEIISKFRIRRENEKFDYIKDDDDLLALMKMIIKSADISHGAVKWKEHYKWCQRVLCEFYFQGDEELNNKMPISPLCDREKHNEVGQSQIAFLKFVVMPLFEELAYIDNTQFVKNYCLKRLNRNRFMWEKFIKEEKEIKVFDPSKKSRNEKEDLKKVDKNQITNRKKSYIDLTLFFIKNISD from the exons ATGGAAAATACAGATACATTCAAagtaaataacaaaaaaagtactataaataatgaagaatGTGAAAAAGGTGAAAACCGATATCCCCTAACCAATAAGAATAaagtaatattaaataaaaaaagttttatagaaaatatgttaaatgataataacgaaaataaaataaaaaatagtgaaaattcaaataataatgaaaaaaaaattacacaTAAACCAAGtgatttaaataaatctgaagatattaataatgggacaataaaaaaaaatagtaatttaaaaaaatcaagCAATTcaaatagtaaaaaatataaaaaaatcacattaaataatgatataatcgatttaaaagaatatacaccaattcaaaaaaatgaaagtgATATATTTCAAGATGATAAACCAATTGATACATATTATAGTACTGAaatgaattataataatgaaaatgataaaaatatgaggAATAGTTCAATTAATTGGAGCAGTGATGATTCATATAGTGTTAGTAGTGATTCTAGTTATTCTAATGCAaatgatattaaaatatataataaagaaaataataccaAAATATCTGAATATAATTgtgaaaatataacaaaaggGTTGGCGAAAGATGATAATGAGCTTAGACATATTTTaattgatataaaaaataacaatggtgataataatattacaCGAGAAACagttataaataatttggaTAAGAAAAATGGAAgtaataattttctttacAAATCTCACAAATCTTTAAATCTAGTAAATAAttcagaaaataaaaatggtgaTTATGCACAATTTGAAGATAGTGGAGAAGATGGACAGGAATTAtgcaaattaaaaaagggcAGTacttatgaaaataataatagatttttCAATATGCTTcgaaaaaatgtatatatgagtataaataaaaccattgatgaaaatataaacacGCATGATAAAGACAATAGGAATAGGAATCGAACTAATTCTAATTTTAACAGTTTATCAAGccaattttatgaaaatattaaagaaTCAAATGATAGTATAAAAAGATATAATGAAACAAAAACAGGGAAAAATAAAggattaataaatatatttgaaaattttttttataaaatatggaaaacaagcataataataaataaagatatttgTCCTTCTAATAGTAAATATGAAACCAATACATATAAAAGTAGTATTACTAgtcattatttaaaatgcAATAGTGAAAATGAGTTAATATCTCAATTACCGTTAAAATTTAAAGATGATACAATAGAATCATTATATGTGTTGAACTTGAATAATTGGATTtctttaaaaatgataattataGGAATAATTATGTTAATTCTGGGAATTTATATATGGGCATTATGCATATGGTCTTTTAGATTGGATGTATGGAAACAAGACAGTTAcattattttactttttaatACTTTAATGAGTTTAAAcactattatatttatattttttataattgttGGATTTACTGAATTATCCAAATATGCAGAGTTTATTTCATATGCTCTATTTACTGCAATGGTAAGTATATGGGGAATATGGAATATAGCTACTAGTTTatcattaaataataattttgcaaTAAAAGAAACATcgtatatattttcatcCGTCGAAACCGTATATTCTTTGACGTATATTTATGGTTTCCTTCCGCTTGTAATTATGGACGTCTTTTTTACATCCAG AACAAAGTATAATTGGTTTATACATGTAATATTTCTAGTATTAAATTCGATTAGCATAATAACCCTTAGAACAAGGAATCCCAATTTGATGCCTTTTGTATATgt GGTTTTTCGTATTGCCGTATTTGCAATTCTTTGTCTATTTCTCTATATGGGATGTTATGCATCGGAGTTTCAAATGCGTTActttttttacaatatattg ATAACTGGGTGCAAATTAGACAAAGCAGCATTGgggataaataaaaataacaaaaataataataaaaaattttcaaGCGCAATTGAAGATTTAATTCTTATGATAAAAGAg tGTTCTAAAGTTATGGTGGATCTGGAAAACGAACCTGACATAAATTTTAATGTTCATAGAAAAACATCCTATTGTGTCAACATTTTAGAACGTTGCCTGTCAACGCTTACAAAAACCGAtaacctttataatgtagaCTATGAGTTTTTCGATAAACTTGAG AGCAAGAAATTTGTAGAAGCATATGTAAGTAAAGAAGGAAGTAATTTTAATAGTGAGCAATGCAGTTTagattataaaataaacacCTCCTTatcttataaaaatttgataTGTATAGATAAAGTTGATATGGAtaaaaatcatattaaaaatttttttaaaaatataaatatacctcATGTTACTAATATGATTCAATTAATTGATAAAAACATATTGTCTGAATGGGATTTCAATtgcttaaaatattttaaaaaagaaaagtatCCCTTTTTTGATATCAATTTATCATTAATGTATACAATTGAGCATAATATACCAAtgaatttaattataaattttttagcatttgtggaaaaacaatataataacGTTCCATATCACAACATTATGCATGCTACTATG gTAACACACAAATTTTTTTGCTTAACTAAGAAATTAGGGATATTTGATCACATTGATTACAAAATAAAGCTAGTTATGTTTATATCAGGGATTTGTCATGATATAGGTCACCCtggttataataatttgttttttattaacagtTTTCATCCACTAagtataatttataatgatATTAGTGTACTTGAAAATTATCACGCATCTATaacttttaaaattttacaaCTAAGTCAgtgtaatattttaaaatcgTTCTCCGAAAAG GAATTTCGACTAATACGCTTATACATTATAGAACTAATTCTGAGCACAGATATGAAGCACCATTACGAAATAATTTCAAAATTTAGGATAAGGagagaaaatgaaaaatttgaTTATATAAAGGACGATGATGATTTATTAGcattaatgaaaatgattattAAAAGTGCAGACATATCTCATGGAGCTGTTAAATGGAAAGAACATTATAAATGGTGCCAAAGAGTATTAtgtgaattttattttcaaggggatgaagaattaaataataaaatgccTATTTCACCATTGTGCGATAGAGAAAAGCATAATGAAGTAGGACAATCACAAATTGcctttttaaaatttgtcGTTATGCCTCTATTTGAAGAACTAGCATATATAGATAATACCCAATTTGTCAA GAACTACTGTCTAAAAAGGTTAAATAGGAACCGCTTTATGTGggaaaaatttataaaagaagAAAAGGAAATCAAAGTTTTCGATCCATCAAAAAAAAGCagaaatgaaaaagaagacTTAAAAAAAGTGGATAAAAATCAAATCACTAATcgaaaaaaaagttatattgatttaacattattttttataaaaaatatttctgaTTGA
- a CDS encoding cGMP-specific 3',5'-cyclic phosphodiesterase gamma codes for MKHMFKNILFHKKGKHDKNDAIKKAFSLFSVPSNENERIIKFWPLKFKEKDEETLYIIKLCDNMYSKKYVILVSHLISLLLMYSVCLIVGNINDLFSVLKLTYILLHTFTAINIILILTLHATHYVEMFKSIKGEIFIFYIMMIFVIWCSWLFILFNNIKDLLPIVVNVNNFLYATYANNKINIVLGFFAYLPIFYLITIIPCRICYSCAFDILFFIMKVAIFSVYYLITMKSYILTDNIFMIISALVGSLFIFVIRYIIEIQRRLSFHNWNKQTKQIIKLKKTLKEEKQKLSTTNIEEIYNLINDSIGNYYNENKKQKETDWSIVNNLEKILNILKEDNLFSPDLKTINKKNYNHIYGYIMDLKKQKEIINDKIGSKEEPEAESESECVDESKEGSQIESIFESISDVKQKKKSDLAYTSSYEEKENEILKYDFNMNMDKENISIDIWNTKFLDRKSPNYDAFIKIGYILLNKYYISNQNISVKILYSLLYEMKKGYNDVPYHNSIHAAMVTKHCSILITSLDTVNILKDNEMAAFLISALGHDIGHFGRTNMFLKNCSNFLRIIYNDKSILENYHCSYLFNILSKEEHNIFKKEDLKTLTNLRQLIIEVILATDMSKHIKILAQFRIKSIKIKSYIEKNIILCLKMIIKAADLSHNCVDWSEHYLWVKRLVNEFYSEGDDLLERGFELNPLFDRKAHNNFIQIQRTFLRELVLPLISSLKTLDTSTITQLMLSHVKRNYSKWTKIEKDETKKEKYLNELLTDVPNSWKIVYAPNLNIYKL; via the exons atgaaacatatgttcaaaaatatattatttcataaaaaGGGCAAACATGACAAAAATGATGCCATTAAAAAGgctttttctcttttttcagTCCCTAGCAATGAAAACGAAAGAATCATAAAATTTTGGCCTTTGAAGTTTAAGGAAAAAGACGAAGAAACtctgtatataataaaactaTGCGATAATATGtatagtaaaaaatatgttattctTGTTTCTCATTTAATATCGCTGTTATTGATGTATTCAGTTTGTCTAATTGTTGGGAATATCAACG ATTTGTTTTCAGTGCTAAAATTGACATATATACTTTTACATACATTTACCGcaattaatataatactAATTCTAACGTTACATGCTACACACTATGTTGAAATGTTTAAGAGTATTAAAGGAGAAATTTTCATATTCTATATTATGatg ATATTTGTCATATGGTGCTCATGgctttttatattatttaataacatTAAGGATCTATTACCAATTGTTGTAAACGTAAATAACTTTTTATATGCAACATatgcaaataataaaattaatattgttTTGGGTTTTTTTGCATATCTTCCAATTTTTTATCTAATAACGATAATACCGTGCag aATATGCTATTCCTGCGCTTTTGATATTCTATTCTTTATAATGAAGGTGGCGATTTTCTCCGTTTACTATCTAATTACAATGAAAAGTTATATCCTAACAGACAa tATCTTTATGATAATATCAGCTCTTGTAGGAagtctttttatttttgttataagatatattattgAGATTCAAAGACGTTTATCATTTCATAATTGGAACAAACAAACAAAACAAATTATCAAACTAAAAAAAACCCTAAAGGAGGAAAAGCAAAAACTATCAACTACAAATATTGAAGAAATTTATAACTTAATTAACGAT TCCATAGGAAATTATTACAATGAaaacaaaaaacaaaagGAGACAGATTGGAGCATTGTGAacaatttagaaaaaattttaaatattttaaaagaggataatttattttctcctgatttaaaaactataaataaaaag AATTATAACCACATATATGGTTATATTAtggatttaaaaaaacagaaagaaataataaatgataaaatcgGATCTAAGGAAGAACCTGAGGCAGAATCAGAATCAGAGTGTGTTGATGAATCTAAGGAAGGGTCACAAATTGAATCTATATTCGAATCAATCTCAGATGTGAAGCAGAAGAAAAAATCCGATTTAGCATACACAAGTAGCTATGAGGAAAAGGAAAACGAAATTTTGAAATATGACTTTAACATGAACATG gataaagaaaatataagcaTCGATATATGGAACACCAAATTTTTGGATCGTAAATCACCAAACTATGAtgcatttattaaaattggatatattttattgaataaatattatatttctaaTCAAAATATATCTGTTAAAATTTTGTATTCCTTGCTTtatgaaatgaaaaaaggaTATAACGATGTTCCATACCATAATTCTATTCATGCAGCTAtg GTAACGAAACATTGCAGCATATTAATCACGAGTTTAGATACTGTAAACATATTAAAAGATAATGAAATGGCGGCTTTCTTAATATCTGCTTTAGGGCATGATATAGGACACTTTGGAAGAACAAACATGTTCCTAAAAAATTGCTCAAACTTTTTgagaataatttataatgatAAATCAATATTAGAGAATTATCATTGCTCATATCTATTTAACATATTAAGTAAAGAAGaacataatattttcaaaaaggAAGATTTAAAAACACTAACAAACTTGAGACAACTAATAATAGAAGTAATTTTAGCAACTGATATGAGTAAgcatattaaaatattagcTCAATTTAGAATTAAGtcaattaaaataaaatcatatattgaaaaaaatattatactttgtttaaaaatgataataaaagcTGCTGATTTGTCCCATAATTGTGTTGATTGGAGTGAACATTATTTATGGGTCAAAAGATTAgtaaatgaattttattcAGAAGGAGATGACTTATTAGAAAGAGGTTTTGAACTTAACCCATTATTTGATCGAAAAGctcataataattttatacaaattcAAAGAACATTTTTAAGAGAGCTTGTCTTACCCTTAATAAGTTCTCTCAAAACTCTTGACACTAGCACCATTACTCAATTAATGCTGAGTCACGTTAAACGCAATTATTCCAAATGGacaaaaattgaaaaagatgaaacaaaaaaagaaaaatatttaaatgaattatTAACTGATGTTCCCAATTCATGGAAAATTGTTTATGCACCAAatcttaatatatataaattataa